Part of the Gemmatimonadota bacterium genome, CTCAATCTCATCTCGAATTATTCCCGCGTCTTCGTAGCGCTCTTCTTTAACTGCTTTATTCATCCGCTTTTTCAAAACTTCCAGCAATTCATCCGGTTCCAGGTCTCGTCCCTGGGAATCAACACCCTGTATTGGCTGCTCGACTGCCTGCGCGATGTCTAAGACGGGTTCTTCAGGTATTTCCTGGGGTGGATTCAGTTGCTCAAGCTCATAACCGTATTCGGTGGGCCGGACTTTAAATCCCACTTGTTGAATGATTTTGGCATCCATATAGATGGGTGCGTCAAATTTGAGTGCGAGTACGATGCTATCACTGGGACGGGCGTCTAAGCGCACTTGCTCTCCTTGAGCAAAGAAGATGAGTTCGGCATAAAAAATCTGGTCTTTCAAATCGACTATCTGCACTTTTTCAATTTCGGCATCAAAATGTGCCAGTACTGAACACATCAGATCATACGCAAGAGGTCGCGGCATAGATTTACCTTCGAGTTCTGAGCGAATAGACCGATATTCGACATGACCAATTTCAATGGGTACCATTACACTGCCTTCAACACTTTGCAGCCACACGACGTTTTGTTCTGAATGATCTTGACGTATATCCACAACCTGCATTTCAATCATGATGTCCGCCTTCCATCGCAGTGAAAAATATGTGTAACTGTAAGGATAGTTAAAAATTTACCGTATGCAAGTTGAAATTTCCACCTCGTACTTGTTTGGAGATTGCAATGCAACTTTCTCTCTCTGTCCGCGTGGCCGAAAGTTTTCGCAATAAGCGCAATTTGACTATTGCTTTGTCCGATCTCGCGGAGATTGCCCAGCGCGCGGGTTATAAAGCGTTTTGTATGCGCGCTTCGGGTGTGGGTACGCACAGTCCGCCCGAACGCATTGTTGAAGTGCAAGATATTTTGAAGAAGCACAATCTCGCGGTTTCAATGGCAACCGGCGATTTTGCCATACCCGAGAATGGTGCCGATGGACCAGATAGCTTGCGGAATATTACCCCGCACCTCGATCTGGCA contains:
- a CDS encoding bifunctional nuclease family protein — protein: MIEMQVVDIRQDHSEQNVVWLQSVEGSVMVPIEIGHVEYRSIRSELEGKSMPRPLAYDLMCSVLAHFDAEIEKVQIVDLKDQIFYAELIFFAQGEQVRLDARPSDSIVLALKFDAPIYMDAKIIQQVGFKVRPTEYGYELEQLNPPQEIPEEPVLDIAQAVEQPIQGVDSQGRDLEPDELLEVLKKRMNKAVKEERYEDAGIIRDEIERIEERSR